The Cohnella abietis genome has a segment encoding these proteins:
- a CDS encoding MDR family MFS transporter translates to MTERGNNKTLVLTGLLIGLIFAELDETVVSTAMPTIIRELHGLSLYGWVAGIYMLAVTMFMPIIGKLADLYGRKRVYLSCMALFITGSIVSGLAPSMTWLLIGRGIQGIGAGGLMPLALVIIGDTYPLEQRAKIQSLFGPLMILPQLLGPTVGGYLVGHVNWHWVFLINIPVGLVAAAVLAKGMRESRGEEKRSIDWAGAFTLVLGLLSLLMAPVLIDNQGLSWSSPLIIGLLVIAALLFIILIRIESKAKEPIIPLHLFRNRNVVVLSLLVFTLMLGIMGGVALFPFFAQNVMGLTPTVSGYLMLAFMAGAVPSSILNGFLITRVAYRSLFIVSFILPIVGFYLLTQLNVETTMMYIIVSFFILGLGLGALFGGDNLIVQESVKKEHSGIALSTVQLFQALGATIGLSIFGSLLSRNISSGVLSLKDQLPEGTAEHIATDGIPAGIAPELLNKVQTAFSESFQSIYTISLVFVIIAFVICWFLKKEVLSKKEPENEAVPTMSA, encoded by the coding sequence ATGACGGAAAGAGGAAATAACAAAACACTTGTGCTAACCGGACTATTGATCGGTCTAATTTTCGCCGAGCTTGACGAGACGGTCGTATCCACAGCAATGCCAACGATTATTCGCGAGCTTCACGGGTTATCTCTTTATGGTTGGGTTGCAGGAATTTACATGCTGGCGGTAACGATGTTTATGCCGATTATTGGGAAGCTAGCAGACCTCTATGGGCGCAAGCGTGTGTATTTAAGCTGTATGGCTTTGTTCATCACGGGTTCTATAGTCAGCGGGTTAGCTCCTTCAATGACATGGTTGCTCATCGGTAGGGGAATTCAAGGCATCGGAGCTGGGGGATTAATGCCTCTCGCCCTAGTTATTATCGGAGATACTTACCCTTTGGAGCAACGGGCAAAGATTCAAAGCTTGTTCGGACCGTTAATGATACTACCTCAGCTCTTGGGCCCTACAGTCGGCGGATATTTAGTTGGTCACGTCAACTGGCATTGGGTGTTCCTCATTAATATTCCTGTAGGTTTAGTTGCTGCAGCAGTACTAGCCAAGGGTATGCGGGAAAGCAGAGGGGAAGAAAAACGATCTATTGATTGGGCAGGAGCCTTCACTCTTGTATTGGGTTTGCTATCTTTACTCATGGCTCCGGTTCTTATTGATAATCAAGGCTTAAGCTGGTCATCCCCATTAATCATTGGGCTCCTGGTTATTGCTGCTTTATTATTTATAATACTCATCCGAATTGAATCAAAAGCTAAGGAGCCTATCATTCCGCTTCATCTATTCAGAAACCGCAATGTAGTCGTGCTGTCTCTGCTCGTATTTACTTTGATGCTTGGGATTATGGGTGGCGTAGCGTTATTTCCCTTTTTCGCTCAAAATGTTATGGGCTTAACACCTACGGTTTCAGGGTATTTAATGCTCGCGTTTATGGCTGGTGCAGTTCCATCAAGTATTTTGAATGGGTTCTTGATTACGAGAGTAGCTTATCGAAGCCTGTTTATCGTATCATTCATCCTACCAATCGTCGGATTTTATCTGCTGACACAGCTTAATGTGGAGACGACAATGATGTATATTATTGTTAGCTTTTTCATTCTGGGCTTGGGGTTAGGCGCTCTATTCGGTGGAGACAATTTAATTGTGCAGGAATCCGTGAAGAAGGAACATAGCGGTATAGCATTGTCCACGGTGCAGCTGTTCCAAGCTTTAGGTGCTACGATTGGCCTGAGTATATTTGGGAGCCTCCTGTCTAGGAATATAAGTAGCGGAGTACTTAGCTTGAAGGATCAGCTTCCTGAGGGCACTGCTGAGCATATTGCAACAGACGGCATCCCAGCGGGGATCGCTCCAGAGCTACTGAATAAGGTGCAAACCGCTTTTTCAGAATCGTTCCAGAGCATCTATACGATATCGCTAGTGTTTGTAATTATTGCTTTCGTGATCTGCTGGTTCCTGAAGAAAGAAGTGTTATCGAAAAAAGAGCCCGAGAACGAAGCCGTTCCGACGATGAGCGCATAA
- a CDS encoding polymer-forming cytoskeletal protein, with product MEAIAKQDLSINGVSSAGGGAYGAVKIDGIGKIEGSISSMIFNTNGIAKIRGDLLTEELDVDGIIKIEGQLSAGKSTVDGHMKVKGSLRGEQLKLNGMLNVEGDCEVERLEMEGSFDVKGLLNAGRMNIKLLGKGKAHEIGVEFIQVRRAPKSVWSSLWRWMLPQFTTELHVTTIEGDDIDLEYTKADIVRGNRIVIGKGCTIGKVEYRSELKVHQGAKVLAEVRTGG from the coding sequence ATGGAAGCTATAGCTAAGCAAGATTTGAGTATTAATGGAGTAAGCTCGGCGGGTGGCGGAGCTTACGGAGCTGTAAAAATTGATGGTATCGGTAAAATTGAAGGTAGCATCAGCTCAATGATTTTTAACACTAACGGGATAGCTAAGATTAGAGGGGACCTGCTTACAGAAGAGCTAGATGTCGATGGAATAATAAAAATTGAAGGTCAGCTGTCGGCAGGGAAATCCACCGTTGATGGACATATGAAAGTGAAGGGGTCTTTAAGGGGAGAACAGCTTAAGCTTAACGGCATGTTGAATGTAGAAGGGGATTGTGAAGTCGAGAGACTCGAGATGGAAGGCTCTTTCGATGTGAAGGGCTTGCTTAACGCAGGTAGGATGAACATAAAGCTACTTGGAAAAGGAAAGGCACATGAAATCGGTGTCGAATTTATTCAAGTCCGGAGGGCACCCAAGAGTGTATGGAGCAGCCTTTGGCGCTGGATGCTTCCTCAGTTCACCACGGAGCTTCATGTGACCACGATTGAAGGCGATGATATTGATTTGGAGTATACGAAAGCAGATATCGTAAGGGGAAATCGAATTGTTATCGGTAAGGGCTGTACGATTGGCAAGGTTGAGTATCGTTCAGAGCTTAAGGTACATCAAGGTGCAAAGGTATTAGCGGAGGTGAGGACCGGTGGCTGA
- a CDS encoding YhbD family protein — MDRELISKKELLDEKGISYGQLYRWKRKQLIPEEWFIRKSTFTGQETFFPKDLMLARIDKIMNLKEDLSLDELAGKLSPLLPDYEMRKSELYERNIVSKVIFQRFAEQDPDTIVYNFERILYFYVIDKLLQAGEMGMEEGDQLLQTMRDHFPKFEGKPCDLVFIRKMGVSSFALLSVPAEIYYESGVKQIARISITECIEQLKGKLV, encoded by the coding sequence ATGGATCGGGAATTGATATCCAAGAAGGAGCTATTGGACGAGAAAGGTATTTCTTACGGTCAGCTTTACCGCTGGAAGCGAAAGCAGCTCATACCTGAGGAATGGTTTATAAGAAAGTCTACTTTTACGGGCCAGGAAACCTTTTTTCCAAAAGACTTAATGCTGGCGCGCATCGATAAAATAATGAATTTGAAGGAAGATTTATCACTTGATGAGCTAGCAGGCAAACTGTCACCGTTACTGCCAGATTATGAAATGCGTAAAAGCGAGCTGTACGAACGAAACATTGTTTCGAAGGTTATTTTTCAACGATTCGCGGAGCAGGATCCGGACACGATTGTATATAACTTTGAGCGGATTCTTTACTTTTATGTGATAGATAAGCTACTACAAGCCGGAGAGATGGGGATGGAGGAGGGGGACCAGCTTCTTCAGACGATGCGGGATCATTTTCCGAAATTTGAAGGTAAGCCCTGCGATCTCGTATTTATTCGTAAAATGGGCGTGTCCTCCTTCGCACTCCTGTCAGTGCCTGCCGAGATTTATTATGAAAGTGGAGTCAAGCAAATCGCACGTATTTCGATAACGGAGTGTATTGAGCAGCTAAAAGGGAAATTAGTTTAG
- a CDS encoding cyclase family protein codes for MPKIYDISMTIEESMQVWKSYEAKKPHITNVQNHDQGKPHESLLTMNTHTGTHVDAPLHMLAGGETIETISLDRLVGPARVLDLTHLTGFITKEDLVPFAIQRGERLLFKTSSSFTEEFMLEFVFLREDGAQYLADIGVGLVATDALGIERAQAEYPTHRTLMRNDVIIVEGLRLKDVAAGNYTLVIAPLKMTGIDAAPARAFLMGD; via the coding sequence ATGCCCAAAATATACGACATCAGTATGACGATCGAGGAAAGCATGCAAGTATGGAAAAGTTATGAGGCTAAGAAACCTCATATTACTAACGTGCAGAATCATGATCAGGGTAAGCCTCACGAGAGCTTGCTTACGATGAATACTCATACCGGCACACATGTTGATGCGCCGCTCCATATGCTTGCAGGTGGGGAAACGATTGAAACCATTTCGCTTGATCGTTTGGTCGGTCCAGCTAGAGTGCTTGATCTCACTCATCTTACGGGTTTTATTACAAAAGAAGATCTTGTTCCTTTCGCTATTCAACGTGGGGAAAGATTGCTCTTTAAGACTTCGAGTTCTTTTACTGAAGAATTTATGCTTGAGTTTGTGTTCCTAAGAGAAGATGGAGCACAATACTTAGCGGATATCGGAGTCGGTCTAGTCGCTACGGATGCGCTCGGCATTGAGCGTGCTCAAGCAGAATATCCAACTCATCGTACCCTCATGCGCAATGATGTCATCATTGTCGAAGGACTACGCTTGAAGGATGTAGCAGCGGGCAACTACACGCTAGTTATCGCACCTCTAAAGATGACCGGCATTGACGCTGCACCAGCAAGAGCCTTCCTTATGGGGGATTAG